The following are encoded in a window of Entomospira culicis genomic DNA:
- a CDS encoding FAD-dependent oxidoreductase yields MYDYIIIGAGVVGAFIAKELSHYDVKVLVLDKENDFANQTTMANSAIIHSG; encoded by the coding sequence ATGTACGATTATATTATAATAGGTGCGGGCGTCGTGGGGGCATTTATTGCCAAGGAATTGTCTCACTACGACGTGAAGGTACTAGTGCTAGACAAAGAGAATGATTTCGCCAATCAGACCACCATGGCAAACAGCGCGATTATTCATTCAGGGT